From the Candidatus Microthrix subdominans genome, the window GCGCACCTTGTTGGCGGCCAGCTGCTCGCCCTGTCCGCTGCCGCCCAGCACGATGCCGAGCTCCGTGTCGCCGGTGCGCACGGCGCGGCCCACGGCGGCGCAGAACGCCGGGTAGTCCACGCTGGCGGTCGAGTCGGTGCCCAGGTCGACGATGTCGTGACCCTGGCCGGTGAGGAGGTCGATCAGGTGGGACTTGAGTTCGAAGCCGGCATGGTCGGAGCCGATGGCGATGCGGGTCATGTGCTCATCGTAGGGCCGGGACCTGCAGGGCCCGGATACGGTCCGGGCGCAGAAAAACCTGAGGTCAGCCCACGCGGCGCGGAACGGCCAGCGCCGCCAGCGCTGCGGCCGGGTCGGGCGAGGTGACCAGGTGCTCGCCGACCAGCACGGCGTGGTAGCCGGCGTCGGCCAGTTGCCGTGCGTCTGCGGGGCCGGTCACCCCCGACTCGGCGATGGCGACGACGTCGCTTGGGATCGTCCCCGCCACCCGCACCGCACGCGCGGTGTCGACCTTGAACGTCACCAGGTCGCGCTGGTTGACACCGATCATCGATGCGCCCGCAACCTCGACGGCGCGCTCCACCTCGGCCTCGTCGTGGGCCTCGACCAACGCGGACAGGCCGATCTCGGCGGCCAGGGCGGCGAAGTCGGCGAGCTCGGTGTCGTCGAGCGCCGCGGCGATCAACAGCACGCAGTCGGCGCCCATCAGCCGGGCATCGCACACGTCGCGCGCGGAGACCGTGAAGTCCTTGCGCAGCAGCGGCCCGACGAAACCCGACCGGGCGGCGGCCAGGTCGGCCGCCGAGCCGCGAAGAAGTCCTCGTCGGTGAGTACCGACACCATCGCTGCACCGGCCTCCCCGTAGGTGGCCGCCAGGCGGGCCGGGTTGAGGTTGGGGTGCAGGTCGCCCTTGGACGGGCTGGCCCGCTTCACCTCGGCGATCACGGCCAGCCGGTCGCCGGCGGTCAGGGCATCGGCGGCTGGCACGGTGGGCGCCATCGCCTTGGCCTGCTCGATCAGCCCGGACAGCGAACGCTGGTCATCGGCGGCGGCCCTGCGGTGCGCGGCGAGGATGTCGTCGAGGTAGGTGGCCACGTGGATCGTCCTGTCGTTCTGGTGAGCGGCGGGGTGCCTCAGCGGCGCGAGCTGGAATTCTCGGCTCGTGCGCCGGCCAGCATGGCCAACAACGGAACCAAAAGGAAAGCGACGCCGGCTAGAAAGCCGAAGACGACCGC encodes:
- the rpiB gene encoding ribose 5-phosphate isomerase B; translation: MTRIAIGSDHAGFELKSHLIDLLTGQGHDIVDLGTDSTASVDYPAFCAAVGRAVRTGDTELGIVLGGSGQGEQLAANKVRGVRAALCNCLYTARMAREHNDANVLSMGARVVGVGLAEEILATFLGTEFEGGRHQRRVDQISALEDEF